In Gammaproteobacteria bacterium, one genomic interval encodes:
- the rnhA gene encoding ribonuclease HI: protein MSTTVHIFTDGACRGNPGPGGWGALLIHGDKKKELNGSEILTTNNRMELLAAIRGLEALTKPCKVTLTSDSKYVLQGITLWVIDWKKKGWKTASKAPVKNQDLWQTLDALNQIHAIDWQWVKGHSGHPENELVDQLANQAIDEMLTIKSKQ from the coding sequence ATGTCGACAACAGTACATATTTTTACGGATGGCGCTTGTCGCGGCAATCCTGGCCCGGGTGGCTGGGGAGCTCTACTCATACACGGCGACAAAAAAAAAGAACTAAATGGCTCAGAAATCTTAACAACCAATAATCGCATGGAATTACTAGCGGCTATTAGAGGGTTAGAAGCACTGACTAAACCGTGTAAAGTCACCCTTACTTCGGACTCAAAGTATGTATTACAAGGCATCACGCTTTGGGTGATTGATTGGAAAAAAAAAGGCTGGAAAACTGCTAGTAAAGCGCCAGTAAAAAATCAAGACCTTTGGCAAACCCTCGACGCGCTTAATCAAATTCATGCCATCGACTGGCAATGGGTCAAAGGTCACAGTGGTCATCCAGAAAATGAATTAGTGGACCAATTAGCCAACCAAGCTATTGATGAAATGTTAACAATTAAGAGCAAACAATGA
- a CDS encoding TusE/DsrC/DsvC family sulfur relay protein, which yields MITRNQDDFLINIADWNEPLAIDLANESGIALSERHWEIIRILRELYLKNTRHPAMRVFIKELRSGQHASTMLELMQLFGERPLFTISFIAGLPKPPHCI from the coding sequence ATGATAACGCGTAACCAAGATGATTTTTTAATAAATATAGCGGATTGGAACGAGCCATTGGCAATCGATCTTGCCAATGAAAGTGGTATTGCACTTTCTGAAAGACATTGGGAAATTATTCGTATACTTCGAGAGCTATATTTGAAAAACACCCGTCATCCTGCCATGCGAGTTTTTATTAAGGAATTGCGCTCAGGGCAGCATGCTTCTACTATGTTAGAGCTAATGCAGTTGTTTGGCGAGCGTCCACTATTTACGATTAGTTTTATTGCAGGTTTGCCGAAGCCGCCGCATTGCATCTAA
- the dnaQ gene encoding DNA polymerase III subunit epsilon has product MTRQIVLDTETTGLRPEEGHRIIEIGAIEIIDRRFTNNDRHIYINPERPIDEGAFKVHGISAQFLSDKPVFATIAEEFLDYIQGAELIIHNAPFDLNFLDHEYRWLNRNHPAIKNICGIIDTLSMARKRHAGQRNSLDALCKRYEVNNTHRQLHGARLDALLLAEVFLRMTGGQNNLFETNATSTKSFVTAPDRYAGTSIKDSQFNVILATGEEQKEHEKYLEKMNKKGACVWQMDDKN; this is encoded by the coding sequence ATGACACGACAAATCGTACTTGACACAGAAACCACAGGCCTAAGACCTGAAGAGGGTCATCGCATTATTGAAATTGGCGCAATCGAAATTATCGATCGCAGATTCACCAATAATGATAGACATATTTACATTAATCCCGAGCGCCCCATCGATGAAGGTGCATTCAAAGTCCACGGCATCAGCGCTCAGTTTCTCAGTGATAAACCGGTTTTCGCAACTATTGCTGAAGAATTTTTAGACTATATTCAAGGCGCCGAGCTAATTATTCATAACGCACCATTTGACCTTAACTTTCTTGATCACGAATACCGCTGGCTCAATAGAAATCATCCTGCAATAAAAAATATCTGTGGCATCATAGACACTCTATCCATGGCACGTAAGCGCCACGCCGGCCAACGCAATTCACTAGACGCACTGTGCAAACGCTATGAAGTCAATAATACACACCGCCAACTTCACGGCGCGCGTCTTGACGCCCTGTTATTGGCAGAAGTTTTTTTGAGAATGACTGGCGGTCAAAATAACCTATTCGAAACCAATGCTACCTCGACAAAATCTTTTGTTACTGCACCCGATCGTTATGCAGGAACTTCGATAAAAGACAGCCAATTTAATGTTATTCTTGCCACTGGAGAAGAACAAAAAGAACATGAAAAATATTTAGAGAAAATGAATAAAAAAGGCGCGTGTGTTTGGCAAATGGATGACAAAAACTAG
- a CDS encoding HAD-IA family hydrolase: MIERVFFSIKEGFRHKAQLKAIPYESNIVSIDWRWLYQSGMRVVVLDFDGVLAADKQKKLYVGVDAVLATIQAIFGDHVYIFSNQPTPQRQAYFAEHFPRIQFLVAKQKPYPDGLLSVITREQVKPEEVLLVDDRVLTGGLAATLAGIKCILIEKPYICFWDNMIRETIFMSLRAVERAVFR; encoded by the coding sequence ATGATAGAAAGAGTTTTTTTTTCAATTAAAGAAGGTTTTCGGCATAAAGCACAGTTGAAAGCGATACCTTACGAAAGTAATATTGTTTCAATTGATTGGCGGTGGCTATATCAGTCTGGCATGCGAGTTGTTGTGTTAGATTTTGATGGCGTATTAGCCGCAGATAAGCAAAAAAAACTTTATGTTGGCGTTGATGCTGTTTTAGCGACGATACAAGCTATTTTTGGAGATCATGTTTATATTTTCTCGAATCAACCCACGCCGCAACGGCAAGCTTATTTTGCCGAGCACTTTCCTCGCATTCAATTTCTTGTTGCGAAACAAAAACCTTATCCGGATGGGCTGCTCAGCGTAATTACTCGTGAGCAGGTTAAGCCTGAAGAAGTCTTGTTGGTTGATGATAGAGTGTTAACGGGCGGATTGGCGGCTACTTTAGCAGGGATAAAGTGTATTTTGATAGAAAAGCCGTATATTTGCTTTTGGGATAATATGATTCGTGAGACGATATTTATGAGCTTGCGTGCCGTTGAGCGGGCAGTTTTTCGATGA
- a CDS encoding methyltransferase domain-containing protein, whose protein sequence is MISSGKYSNHRTCLAITFGLKKDILVIYQHFNAKLVAYLEKIEKEFIEQFSSCHAIGNALLIGNSRQSHLLKGCHCQHRYLFCENYPKSHPQISPICLGHFTELPYAKESIDLVILPHVLEFSNRPKEMLGQIFNTLSKRGALLLFSFLPSTRFSLANKNTPPPFLSPHAIKQLLTQVGLEIIATQSFFSPLTHTLENKFMKLIDAAIASYLPFLCKANLIVAQKTSIPATPIPLKSFAIPTIMTALEGGCRNQLGNP, encoded by the coding sequence ATGATCTCATCTGGAAAGTACAGCAATCATCGAACTTGCCTAGCAATAACTTTTGGATTGAAAAAGGATATTCTTGTGATATACCAACATTTTAATGCTAAATTAGTGGCATATTTAGAGAAGATAGAGAAAGAGTTTATTGAGCAATTTTCTTCTTGCCATGCCATTGGAAATGCTTTGCTGATAGGAAATTCACGACAAAGCCATCTACTCAAAGGCTGCCATTGCCAGCATCGTTATTTATTTTGCGAGAATTATCCTAAATCTCACCCGCAAATCTCACCAATATGCTTAGGGCACTTCACCGAACTCCCTTATGCCAAAGAATCCATAGACTTAGTCATTCTTCCTCATGTACTGGAATTCTCAAACCGGCCAAAGGAAATGCTTGGTCAAATATTTAACACATTGAGTAAACGAGGCGCTCTACTTTTGTTCTCATTTTTGCCTTCTACTAGATTTTCTCTGGCCAATAAAAACACTCCTCCACCCTTTCTTTCTCCCCATGCAATCAAACAACTATTAACCCAAGTCGGATTAGAAATTATTGCCACACAATCTTTTTTTTCACCGCTGACACACACTCTTGAAAACAAATTTATGAAGCTTATTGACGCCGCCATAGCTTCCTATCTGCCTTTTTTGTGCAAGGCTAACCTTATTGTGGCCCAAAAAACTTCTATCCCCGCTACGCCAATACCATTAAAATCGTTTGCAATACCAACTATCATGACAGCCTTAGAAGGCGGTTGCAGAAATCAACTGGGGAACCCTTAA